One Hydrogenophaga crassostreae genomic region harbors:
- a CDS encoding FadR/GntR family transcriptional regulator: MPFQPIEPRRLYRQIADQLRQLIQSGEFAVGSRLPPERDLATKMGVSRPSVREALIALEVEGLIEVRMGSGIVVIGREGVRLLDNAHGPLEIIRARQLIESELAALAARSTDAALVPDLLETLSDMEADIAASTLPIRGDRAFHIRIAQASDNSALQAVITQLFDERYGQLFTTLGSHFERENTWKSALEEHRVVVKAIAAKDPEMARAAMSGHLAQSHERFSAGWSSASDTDTQRSHK, translated from the coding sequence ATGCCTTTCCAACCCATTGAGCCCCGTCGGCTGTACCGCCAAATCGCAGACCAGCTGCGTCAGCTCATCCAGAGTGGCGAATTTGCGGTGGGTTCCCGTCTGCCCCCTGAACGCGATCTGGCCACCAAAATGGGCGTGTCTCGCCCTTCGGTCAGGGAGGCCCTGATTGCTCTCGAAGTTGAAGGCCTGATCGAAGTCCGCATGGGCTCGGGCATTGTGGTGATTGGCAGAGAGGGCGTGCGCCTGCTGGACAACGCCCATGGCCCGCTGGAAATCATCCGCGCCCGGCAACTCATTGAAAGTGAGCTGGCGGCGCTGGCAGCCCGCAGCACCGACGCCGCCCTGGTGCCCGATCTGCTGGAAACCCTGAGCGACATGGAGGCAGATATTGCAGCGAGCACACTGCCCATCCGTGGGGACCGGGCCTTTCACATCCGCATCGCCCAGGCCAGCGACAACAGCGCCTTGCAGGCGGTGATCACCCAGTTGTTTGACGAACGTTACGGCCAGCTCTTTACCACCCTGGGCAGCCACTTTGAACGGGAAAACACCTGGAAATCAGCCCTCGAAGAGCACCGCGTAGTGGTGAAGGCCATCGCCGCCAAAGACCCGGAAATGGCCCGGGCCGCCATGAGCGGCCACCTGGCCCAATCGCACGAGCGTTTCTCTGCCGGATGGTCCAGTGCAAGCGATACAGACACACAGCGGAGCCACAAATGA
- the panD gene encoding aspartate 1-decarboxylase encodes MFRTLLKSKIHRVAATQCELHYEGSCAIDEDLLDAANIVENEQVHIWNINNGERFVTYAIKGERGTGMISVNGSAARRASVGDLLIIAAFAQVHEDQVAAHKPQLVFVDVHNRATGSRDHVPVQNL; translated from the coding sequence ATGTTCCGAACCCTGCTCAAGTCCAAGATTCACCGCGTCGCCGCCACGCAATGCGAGTTGCACTACGAAGGCTCATGTGCCATCGATGAAGACCTGCTCGATGCCGCCAACATCGTTGAAAACGAACAGGTGCACATCTGGAACATCAACAACGGCGAGCGTTTCGTGACCTATGCCATCAAAGGCGAGCGCGGCACTGGAATGATCTCGGTCAACGGATCGGCCGCGCGCCGTGCCTCGGTCGGGGATCTGTTGATCATCGCGGCCTTCGCGCAGGTGCACGAAGACCAGGTCGCAGCACACAAACCTCAGCTGGTTTTTGTGGACGTTCACAACCGCGCCACGGGTTCCCGCGACCACGTGCCCGTTCAAAACCTGTAA
- a CDS encoding universal stress protein — protein sequence MTPMPPSTPQRLLIATDFSAASTLAGQRAAQIARQSQGQLRLQHVMNNNLLEDLRAWMVPGQPWQERVHQQAKAALKAQASQLQESAGSMAPIETRLTDGPPVQMITEAAREWPADLLVVGARGDNPLHHLLIGTTAERLLSKADRPLLVVRSEPEGDYRRVLLPMDFSPWSEIAIPLARAMAPGAHLVLMHSFSIPFEEKLRFAGVDDDTLSHYRERARQGARDHLNALVDRHSLQHQDFTLSLTEGDAAAHVLRVALERECDLIVIGKHGRQAAEELLLGSVTRHVLAEAHCDVLVSTHRT from the coding sequence ATGACACCGATGCCCCCGTCAACGCCACAACGCCTGCTCATTGCCACCGACTTCTCAGCCGCCTCCACCCTGGCTGGACAGCGGGCCGCGCAGATTGCCCGACAGAGCCAGGGACAGCTGCGCTTGCAACATGTGATGAACAACAACCTGCTGGAGGACTTGCGTGCCTGGATGGTGCCGGGTCAGCCCTGGCAAGAGCGTGTGCACCAGCAAGCCAAGGCTGCACTCAAAGCGCAGGCCAGCCAGCTGCAAGAGAGCGCCGGCAGCATGGCGCCAATCGAGACCCGTCTCACCGATGGCCCCCCGGTTCAAATGATCACCGAGGCGGCACGCGAATGGCCAGCCGATCTGCTTGTGGTGGGCGCGCGCGGTGACAACCCCCTGCACCACCTGTTGATCGGAACCACTGCCGAGCGCCTGCTGAGCAAGGCGGACAGGCCCCTGCTGGTGGTGCGAAGCGAGCCAGAAGGCGATTACCGGCGCGTATTGCTGCCCATGGACTTCTCCCCCTGGTCGGAAATCGCCATTCCATTGGCCCGCGCGATGGCACCTGGCGCTCATCTGGTGCTCATGCACAGCTTCTCCATACCCTTCGAAGAGAAGCTGCGTTTCGCCGGCGTCGACGACGACACCCTGAGCCACTACCGGGAGCGTGCCCGCCAGGGTGCCCGCGACCACCTCAACGCGCTCGTGGATCGCCACAGCCTGCAGCACCAGGATTTCACACTCAGTCTCACCGAAGGGGATGCGGCCGCCCATGTCCTGAGGGTGGCCTTGGAGCGGGAATGTGACCTGATCGTGATTGGCAAACACGGCCGACAGGCCGCCGAAGAACTGCTGCTCGGCAGTGTGACCCGGCATGTGCTGGCCGAAGCACACTGCGATGTGCTGGTTTCCACCCACCGCACCTGA
- a CDS encoding FAD-dependent oxidoreductase, with amino-acid sequence MAKQLRVGIAGAGVLGRLLAWRLSRAGHAVTVFDPASGPQAPATGMLGVPSSACAAGFTAAGMLSPLAELDNAGPEIAVLGWRSLALWREVAGQLKSEGANEPLFQQEGSLLLARGSDLGAAHRVLNRLKVDPALTQHMPAPQALDRAHLCALEPALAPDLNAWLLPGEAQVMPRAMLTALCTHAPGVWWCWGERVERVDAGVLHLAGEGPVQFDLVIDARGLGAKPDLPLRGVRGEVVWLHAPGVRLQRPVRLLHPRHRVYIVPRPGDLFVVGASEIESEDRSPVSLRSAVELMAAAHSVLPELAEARIVHMEANLRPALPDNAPQAIHAPGLLRINGLFRHGWLLAPALVEDALQSLDLEPAHV; translated from the coding sequence ATGGCCAAGCAACTGAGGGTGGGCATCGCCGGTGCGGGCGTGCTGGGCCGGCTCCTGGCCTGGCGCCTTTCGCGCGCCGGCCATGCGGTCACCGTGTTCGACCCGGCGTCTGGCCCGCAGGCACCGGCCACCGGCATGCTCGGCGTACCGTCATCGGCTTGTGCGGCGGGGTTCACTGCCGCCGGCATGCTGAGCCCATTGGCCGAGCTGGACAATGCAGGTCCAGAGATTGCGGTTTTGGGCTGGCGCTCGCTGGCGCTGTGGCGCGAGGTGGCCGGGCAATTGAAAAGCGAGGGCGCCAACGAACCTCTGTTCCAGCAAGAGGGCAGCTTGCTGCTCGCACGCGGCAGCGATCTCGGCGCCGCGCACCGCGTGCTCAACCGGCTGAAAGTCGACCCCGCGTTGACGCAGCACATGCCTGCGCCCCAGGCGTTGGACCGCGCCCACCTGTGCGCGCTGGAGCCCGCCCTCGCGCCCGATCTCAATGCCTGGCTCTTGCCCGGCGAGGCCCAGGTGATGCCTCGCGCCATGCTGACGGCGCTGTGCACCCATGCCCCCGGCGTCTGGTGGTGTTGGGGCGAACGCGTCGAACGCGTCGACGCCGGTGTGTTGCACCTCGCAGGCGAAGGTCCCGTGCAGTTTGATCTGGTGATCGATGCGCGCGGCTTGGGCGCCAAGCCCGATCTGCCCTTGCGCGGCGTGCGCGGGGAAGTGGTCTGGCTGCATGCCCCTGGCGTTCGGCTCCAGCGCCCGGTAAGGCTTCTCCACCCGCGCCACCGGGTTTACATCGTGCCCAGACCGGGCGATCTCTTCGTGGTAGGCGCCAGCGAAATCGAGAGCGAAGACCGTTCGCCAGTGAGCCTGCGCAGCGCCGTGGAATTGATGGCAGCGGCGCACAGCGTGCTGCCCGAACTGGCCGAAGCACGCATTGTTCACATGGAGGCCAACCTGCGACCCGCCCTGCCCGACAACGCGCCCCAGGCTATCCATGCGCCTGGCCTTTTGCGCATCAACGGCCTGTTTCGGCATGGCTGGCTGCTCGCCCCGGCCCTGGTGGAAGACGCTCTGCAAAGCCTGGATCTGGAGCCCGCGCATGTCTGA
- the thiS gene encoding sulfur carrier protein ThiS, whose translation MSEVPTILVNGEHRPWHVGLQVAQLLENLGTPPNSVATALNGHFLPRAQREHTLLKPGDSLHVFKAIEGG comes from the coding sequence ATGTCTGAAGTTCCGACCATCCTGGTCAACGGCGAACACCGGCCCTGGCACGTCGGGCTGCAGGTCGCCCAATTGCTTGAAAACCTCGGCACCCCCCCCAACAGCGTGGCCACCGCGCTCAATGGCCATTTTTTGCCACGTGCCCAGCGCGAACACACGCTGTTGAAGCCGGGCGACTCGCTCCATGTCTTCAAAGCCATCGAGGGTGGCTGA
- a CDS encoding sialic acid TRAP transporter substrate-binding protein SiaP: MNFKRIALAVAAGLVVAAPAFAQTKLKWAHVYETSEPFHTASVWAAEEIKKRSNGRYLIEVYPASQLGKENDLNQGLTLGTVDIIISGSSFAAKAFPRIGVTYYPYTFRNVDHLLAYTKSDIYKELTAGYEQKSGNQILATTYYGTRHTTSNRPITKCADMKGLKIRVPDVPAYLAMPRACGANTSPIAFAEVYLALQNGTVEAQENPLTTIEAKKFYEVQKNIVLTGHIVDHLNTLVAGGLWKKLSDADKQMFTEVTQEAAAKASREIVAREDKLADVFRSKGLTVNAVDTNEFRDTVLKTVSFEQFGYQKSDWERIQAIK, encoded by the coding sequence ATGAATTTCAAACGCATAGCCCTTGCAGTTGCCGCAGGCCTGGTGGTCGCAGCACCGGCCTTCGCACAAACCAAGCTGAAGTGGGCTCACGTCTACGAAACCTCCGAACCATTTCACACCGCATCGGTGTGGGCAGCCGAAGAGATCAAGAAACGCAGCAATGGCCGTTACCTCATCGAGGTCTACCCGGCCTCGCAACTCGGCAAGGAAAACGATCTCAACCAGGGCCTGACGCTGGGCACGGTGGACATCATCATTTCCGGGTCCAGCTTCGCTGCCAAAGCCTTTCCCCGCATTGGTGTCACCTACTACCCCTACACCTTCCGCAACGTCGACCACTTGCTGGCCTACACCAAGAGCGACATCTACAAAGAGCTGACCGCAGGTTACGAGCAAAAAAGCGGCAACCAGATTCTGGCCACCACCTACTACGGCACCCGGCACACCACCAGCAACCGCCCCATCACAAAATGCGCCGACATGAAGGGCCTGAAAATCCGCGTGCCTGACGTTCCCGCCTACCTGGCCATGCCACGCGCTTGTGGCGCCAACACATCTCCCATCGCCTTCGCCGAGGTCTATCTCGCGCTGCAAAACGGCACTGTGGAAGCGCAGGAAAATCCACTGACCACCATCGAGGCCAAGAAGTTCTACGAAGTGCAAAAGAACATTGTGCTGACAGGCCACATCGTGGACCACCTCAATACGCTGGTGGCTGGCGGCCTGTGGAAAAAGCTGTCTGACGCCGACAAGCAAATGTTCACCGAAGTGACGCAAGAAGCCGCTGCCAAAGCGTCCCGAGAAATTGTTGCGCGCGAAGACAAGCTGGCCGACGTGTTTCGCAGCAAAGGCCTGACCGTGAATGCGGTGGACACCAACGAGTTCAGGGACACCGTGCTCAAGACGGTTTCGTTTGAACAGTTTGGCTACCAGAAGTCAGACTGGGAACGTATCCAGGCCATCAAATAA
- a CDS encoding TRAP transporter small permease: MSHPRPAPTSVGASGVRPTQTSAKALVASFAQADHHVVDLSPYSVEDWICLGFFWTMAGLVFLQFFSRYVLNDSYAWTEELAVYCLIAIVFVGSAMCVRRARHIQVNLLYKHLSPTAGRALSTAVDIAAIVFYGYVAWLVARYAMAVNNEPMTTIDWNKSYVYWLAFAGLALMTVRGLQMALANWRRGFSSLQNPDFFDEDPN; encoded by the coding sequence ATGTCGCACCCTCGTCCTGCCCCGACATCGGTCGGGGCAAGCGGAGTCCGGCCAACTCAGACCAGCGCGAAAGCGCTGGTCGCGAGTTTTGCCCAGGCCGACCACCACGTGGTCGACCTCTCCCCCTACAGCGTTGAAGACTGGATTTGCCTGGGCTTCTTCTGGACCATGGCAGGACTGGTGTTTCTTCAGTTCTTCAGCCGCTACGTGCTCAACGACTCCTATGCATGGACCGAAGAGCTGGCGGTGTATTGCCTGATTGCGATCGTGTTTGTGGGCTCGGCCATGTGTGTGCGCCGTGCACGGCACATACAGGTCAACCTTTTGTACAAGCACCTGTCACCAACGGCAGGGCGGGCCCTGTCCACGGCTGTCGACATCGCGGCAATTGTCTTTTATGGCTATGTCGCATGGCTGGTTGCGCGCTATGCAATGGCCGTGAACAACGAGCCGATGACCACCATCGACTGGAACAAGAGCTACGTGTATTGGCTGGCGTTTGCGGGGTTGGCCCTGATGACGGTGCGTGGCCTGCAAATGGCGCTGGCGAACTGGCGCCGAGGTTTTTCATCGCTGCAAAACCCCGACTTCTTTGACGAAGATCCCAACTGA
- a CDS encoding oxidoreductase-like domain-containing protein — translation MELDSALRPPPPEPATCCERGCNGCVWEGFYGALHHWRTDALALLAPPTGPTEPSE, via the coding sequence ATGGAGCTGGACAGCGCCTTGCGCCCTCCGCCCCCCGAGCCCGCCACCTGCTGCGAGCGGGGATGCAACGGATGCGTGTGGGAAGGTTTTTATGGTGCCCTTCACCATTGGCGTACGGATGCACTGGCGCTGCTGGCGCCACCAACCGGACCTACCGAACCAAGCGAATAG
- the thiD gene encoding bifunctional hydroxymethylpyrimidine kinase/phosphomethylpyrimidine kinase yields MTPIIWSIAGTDSGGGAGLAADQRAADACGVHLCTAVAAVTAQNTVTVNEVQAVSPDLLDAQLASLASDMPPRVVKTGLLGSAANAQVVARWIDRLRLQGPVQLVIDPVLRASTGATFADEALLRAYREDLLPRANVLTPNQREAQALLGNARPGNVPAMARALQALGPATVCITGGDANNTLALDWLHSPHAQGWLSLQRVNTPHHHGTGCTFASTLAAAIARGFVGADAAVFAKMATAHALRHARAIGQGAGPVCALSGFEQSPDLLPRLSLDEQAPTHWVTRQRAPDPGLYAIVDSAERAHAVLRASPTVTTLQLRMKRPALAADDHWQALLNDSIQRCQTAADATGVTLFINDHWQTALDAGARALHLGQEDLLALSASDRLRLQQARAKGVRLGLSSHSVWELCRAAALTPDYIACGPIWPTTTKEMPWEPQGLDNLAWWVHMSPAPVVGIGGILGPGLLKAVAGTGAGGGCVVRGLGDDPALALPGWLVAWQAGQTGQTPRRDAPARGWPHPSLSCHPAQPGSAHSDRNRRNGSTPETPFVECMQTPPCSNPETQKEPS; encoded by the coding sequence ATGACCCCCATCATCTGGAGCATCGCCGGCACCGACAGCGGCGGTGGCGCGGGGCTGGCGGCAGACCAGCGCGCTGCCGACGCTTGCGGTGTGCACCTGTGCACCGCCGTGGCCGCGGTCACGGCACAAAACACGGTGACGGTGAATGAGGTGCAAGCCGTCTCACCCGATCTGCTGGATGCGCAACTGGCTTCTCTCGCCAGTGACATGCCTCCGCGCGTGGTCAAAACCGGCCTGCTTGGCAGTGCGGCCAACGCACAAGTGGTTGCGCGCTGGATCGACCGCCTGCGCCTGCAAGGCCCCGTACAACTGGTGATCGATCCGGTGCTGCGCGCCAGCACCGGCGCTACGTTTGCCGATGAGGCATTGCTGCGGGCCTACCGCGAAGACTTGCTGCCGCGTGCCAATGTGCTCACGCCCAACCAACGGGAAGCCCAGGCCCTGCTCGGCAACGCAAGGCCGGGCAATGTGCCCGCCATGGCCCGCGCCTTGCAAGCGCTGGGCCCCGCCACCGTCTGCATCACCGGAGGCGACGCCAACAACACCCTCGCCCTAGACTGGTTGCACTCGCCCCACGCCCAGGGCTGGCTCTCGCTGCAGCGGGTGAACACCCCGCACCACCACGGCACCGGCTGCACCTTTGCCAGCACGCTGGCGGCAGCCATCGCGCGCGGCTTTGTGGGCGCCGATGCAGCCGTGTTCGCCAAAATGGCCACCGCACACGCGCTGCGCCACGCGCGTGCCATCGGTCAGGGCGCCGGGCCGGTCTGCGCCCTCAGCGGTTTCGAACAATCGCCCGACTTGCTGCCCCGACTGTCGCTTGATGAGCAGGCGCCCACCCATTGGGTCACGCGCCAACGGGCCCCGGACCCGGGCCTCTACGCCATCGTGGACAGCGCCGAGCGCGCGCACGCAGTGCTGCGCGCCAGCCCCACGGTCACCACCTTGCAACTGCGCATGAAGCGCCCCGCCCTCGCGGCCGATGACCACTGGCAAGCCCTGTTGAACGACAGCATCCAGCGCTGCCAAACCGCCGCCGATGCCACCGGCGTCACCCTCTTTATCAACGACCACTGGCAAACGGCGCTCGACGCCGGGGCACGGGCTTTGCACCTGGGTCAGGAAGACCTCCTGGCACTCTCAGCCTCAGACCGCCTGCGATTGCAGCAAGCCCGCGCCAAGGGGGTTCGGCTGGGCCTGAGCTCTCACAGCGTGTGGGAACTGTGTCGGGCAGCGGCACTGACGCCCGACTACATTGCCTGCGGCCCGATCTGGCCGACCACCACCAAAGAGATGCCCTGGGAGCCCCAGGGACTGGACAACCTCGCCTGGTGGGTGCACATGTCACCAGCGCCGGTGGTGGGCATTGGCGGCATCCTTGGCCCCGGTCTGTTGAAGGCCGTGGCCGGCACCGGTGCAGGCGGTGGATGCGTGGTACGGGGGCTGGGTGACGATCCAGCCCTGGCCTTGCCCGGCTGGCTTGTTGCCTGGCAGGCGGGCCAGACCGGGCAGACGCCCCGGAGAGATGCGCCGGCCCGCGGTTGGCCCCACCCAAGCTTGTCGTGCCATCCAGCCCAACCAGGCTCAGCGCACAGCGATCGAAACCGCCGCAACGGCTCTACGCCAGAAACGCCCTTCGTAGAATGCATGCAAACGCCCCCATGCTCAAACCCGGAGACACAGAAGGAGCCGTCATGA
- a CDS encoding L-idonate 5-dehydrogenase, producing MSLACTLNGPLALSVEQLTLQEPGPGQVRLRLGAGGICGSDLHYYQHGRAGIFAIRAPFVPGHEASGVVDAIGAGVSTVQPGQKVAVNPAHPCGVCRACRAGRSNLCEKMVFLGSAAIFPHIPGFFREHFLMNEAQLTAIDEDVSLGEIACAEPLSVGLHAVRRAGEVLGATVLVTGAGTIGCMSVIAAQLAGAARVVVCDPSERARAMALTVGATEALPDAQAWTGRVDVALEAAGHPAALASCLSAVRRGGRVVQVGTLPAEIAFPANDIMSRELDYVGAFRADIEFDWAVQAIRSRRADVRPLISAQLPISQSKAAFDLALDRGRSTKVQLVPG from the coding sequence ATGAGTCTTGCCTGCACCTTGAATGGCCCGCTGGCCCTCAGCGTGGAACAGCTGACCCTGCAGGAGCCAGGCCCGGGCCAGGTGCGCCTGCGCCTGGGTGCGGGGGGCATCTGCGGCTCCGACCTGCACTACTACCAACACGGTCGGGCGGGCATTTTTGCCATCCGCGCACCCTTTGTTCCAGGGCACGAGGCATCCGGGGTGGTTGACGCCATCGGTGCCGGCGTGAGCACCGTGCAGCCAGGACAAAAAGTGGCTGTGAACCCGGCCCACCCTTGCGGAGTTTGCCGGGCCTGCCGGGCAGGCCGCAGCAACCTGTGCGAGAAGATGGTGTTCCTGGGCAGTGCAGCGATTTTTCCGCACATTCCCGGTTTCTTCCGCGAGCACTTTTTGATGAATGAAGCCCAGCTCACCGCCATCGATGAAGACGTGAGCCTGGGTGAGATCGCCTGTGCCGAGCCGCTGTCTGTGGGCCTGCATGCTGTGCGACGGGCAGGCGAAGTGCTGGGCGCCACGGTGCTGGTGACCGGTGCCGGCACCATCGGCTGCATGTCGGTCATTGCCGCACAGCTGGCCGGTGCCGCCCGAGTGGTTGTTTGCGACCCCAGCGAACGGGCCCGCGCAATGGCGCTGACGGTGGGCGCCACCGAGGCACTGCCAGACGCACAGGCATGGACGGGCCGGGTGGATGTCGCTCTGGAGGCGGCGGGTCACCCCGCAGCGCTGGCCAGCTGCCTCTCTGCGGTGCGCCGAGGCGGGCGGGTGGTCCAGGTGGGTACGCTGCCAGCCGAGATTGCCTTCCCCGCCAACGACATCATGTCGCGCGAACTGGACTACGTCGGGGCTTTCCGCGCCGACATCGAATTTGACTGGGCCGTACAGGCCATTCGCAGCCGACGGGCCGATGTGCGCCCACTGATCAGCGCCCAGTTACCGATCAGCCAATCGAAAGCGGCCTTCGATCTGGCTTTGGACCGAGGCCGAAGTACCAAAGTGCAGCTCGTCCCCGGATAA
- a CDS encoding PA0069 family radical SAM protein, with protein MSEISIPLRAIKGRGVAYSQPHRFKSEARGGFDDGWGTIEGDEAAAPATRVWFEDASSVITRNDSPDIGFTLGLNPYRGCEHGCVYCYARPSHSYLNLSPGIDFETQLIAKRNLSEILRHEIARPRYRPDVLVIGTVTDAYQPVERELRLTRSAIEILSAANHPLAIVTKGSGVERDIDLLAPMGEKNLAAVYVTITTLDAGLARILEPRAAAPHRRLRTIRTLAEAGIPVGVSVSPQIPFINDDMERVLEAAYEAGARRAFYQVLRLPWELAPMFRQWLALHYPDRAERVMARVQDMRGGKDYDANFATRMKGQGIWADLLRQRFAKTCDRLGFSRQRAELDTSQFQSGALSGQGDLF; from the coding sequence ATGTCAGAAATCTCCATTCCTTTGCGCGCCATCAAAGGACGCGGCGTGGCGTACAGCCAACCGCACCGCTTCAAAAGCGAGGCGCGTGGCGGGTTTGACGACGGATGGGGCACGATCGAAGGGGATGAGGCTGCTGCGCCTGCAACGCGGGTGTGGTTTGAAGACGCCAGCAGCGTCATTACGCGAAATGACTCCCCCGATATCGGTTTCACCCTGGGTCTGAACCCTTACCGGGGATGCGAACACGGTTGTGTGTATTGCTACGCCCGGCCGAGCCACAGCTACCTCAACCTCTCGCCGGGCATTGATTTTGAAACGCAGTTGATTGCCAAACGCAACCTCTCCGAAATTTTGCGCCATGAGATTGCCAGGCCAAGGTACCGGCCCGATGTGCTTGTCATTGGCACGGTCACCGATGCCTACCAGCCCGTCGAACGTGAGCTCCGGTTGACCCGTTCAGCCATCGAGATCCTGAGCGCCGCCAACCACCCGCTGGCCATCGTCACCAAGGGCAGTGGCGTGGAACGCGATATCGATTTGCTGGCACCCATGGGCGAGAAGAACCTGGCAGCGGTCTACGTGACCATCACCACGCTGGATGCCGGGCTTGCCCGCATTCTGGAACCGCGCGCCGCCGCACCACATCGGCGCTTGCGCACCATCCGCACCTTGGCCGAGGCGGGTATCCCGGTGGGCGTGAGCGTGTCGCCTCAAATTCCGTTCATCAACGATGACATGGAACGTGTGCTGGAGGCCGCCTACGAAGCCGGTGCGCGGCGCGCGTTTTACCAGGTGCTGCGTCTGCCTTGGGAGCTCGCACCCATGTTTCGCCAGTGGTTGGCGTTGCACTACCCGGATCGCGCCGAGCGCGTGATGGCGCGTGTGCAAGACATGCGCGGGGGCAAAGACTACGATGCCAACTTCGCGACCCGCATGAAGGGCCAGGGCATCTGGGCCGACCTGTTGCGCCAGCGGTTTGCCAAAACTTGTGACCGCCTGGGCTTCAGCCGCCAGCGCGCCGAGCTCGACACCAGCCAGTTCCAATCGGGCGCGCTGAGCGGCCAGGGCGATCTCTTTTAG
- a CDS encoding thiazole synthase, translating into MSPPLTVYGTALNNRLLLGSAGYPSPQVLSDSIQASGAQVVTVGLKRTLAAAGDNGFVGAILKQGVRLLPNTAGCRTAREAIALAHMARELYGTRWLKLEVVGDEHTLQPDPWGTVEAAAQLIKDGFAVFPYCTDDLVTCQRLLDAGCEVLMPWGAPIGSGQGLINPFALRTLRARLPGVAMIVDAGIGAPSHAAQAMELGFDAVLLNSAVSQAVDPVRMARGFCLAIDAGRTAFEAGVMAPQDMAVASTPVTGQPFLID; encoded by the coding sequence ATGTCCCCACCACTGACCGTCTATGGCACCGCGCTCAACAACCGGCTGTTGCTGGGCAGCGCAGGCTACCCGTCGCCACAGGTGTTGTCCGACTCCATCCAGGCATCGGGTGCACAGGTGGTCACTGTGGGGCTCAAGCGCACCCTGGCTGCAGCCGGCGACAACGGATTTGTGGGCGCCATCCTGAAACAGGGTGTTCGCCTGCTGCCCAATACGGCCGGTTGCCGAACCGCTCGCGAAGCGATTGCGCTGGCCCACATGGCGCGTGAGCTCTATGGCACACGCTGGCTCAAGCTTGAAGTGGTCGGTGACGAACACACCCTGCAACCCGACCCATGGGGCACGGTGGAGGCTGCCGCTCAATTGATCAAGGACGGCTTTGCCGTCTTCCCCTATTGCACCGACGATCTGGTGACCTGCCAGCGGCTGCTCGACGCGGGCTGTGAAGTGCTGATGCCCTGGGGCGCGCCCATCGGCTCTGGCCAGGGGCTCATCAATCCGTTTGCGCTGCGCACGCTGCGCGCTCGCCTGCCCGGCGTTGCGATGATCGTGGATGCCGGTATCGGTGCGCCTTCGCACGCCGCCCAGGCGATGGAGCTGGGCTTTGACGCCGTGCTGTTGAACTCGGCGGTATCGCAGGCCGTGGATCCTGTTCGCATGGCCCGAGGTTTCTGCCTTGCCATCGATGCCGGTCGCACGGCCTTTGAAGCCGGCGTGATGGCGCCGCAAGACATGGCCGTGGCATCAACGCCGGTAACAGGTCAGCCGTTTTTAATCGATTGA